In Corylus avellana chromosome ca2, CavTom2PMs-1.0, the following proteins share a genomic window:
- the LOC132169961 gene encoding G-type lectin S-receptor-like serine/threonine-protein kinase At1g11330: MGLVRNTNLSALLVLLSCFRLEFGSATDTITAAKFINDSETIISNGGDFKLGFFCPPNSTDRYVGIWYAAYAEISAFTVIWVANRNNPLKNSSGILTISEDGNLVVLDGQKKLLWSSNLTNSVGNSSAQLLDSGNLVLRGNTTGTIIWESFQHPSNIMIKNMKISTDVRTGKKVQLTSWKSPSDPSIGNFSAGLEVRNLPEFFIWNGSSTIWRTGPWNSRIFIGVPTKYSSYLEGFSVVDNKEGISYFTFSSSNESLRLNYVLNEQGNLLEVYSNNGKDWEVMWSSLRTECDVYGKCGAFGSCNSHNSPICSCLRGFEPKNIEEWNRGNWTSGCVRRRPLQCERVSNGSDGGKKDGFLELTMMKVPDLEDWSSAREENCRNQCLENCSCVAYAFDAGTGCMSWTRNLIDLQKLSSGGIDLHVRLAYSELDTTEKVKVIITVTVIIVLIFTGICTYLLWRWMAKQNGRRKTKMSLYKFSGEEKLGNNVNQVKLQELLLFNLQELASATNNFHQSNKLGQGGFGPVYRGKLSNGQEIAVKRLSRDSGQGQEEFMNESAKLKVPQKSSFKSQIRSGVWSEVNGKKLIGWEYFRWKERGKEMEMEMVFGLGANPPKREGVPKGKIGCNEI, translated from the exons ATGGGACTTGTTCGAAATACCAACTTGTCAGCTCTTCTTGTCTTGCTATCTTGCTTTCGTTTAGAGTTTGGCTCTGCCACAGACACCATCACAGCAGCTAAGTTCATCAACGACTCTGAAACCATCATCTCCAATGGCGGTGACTTCAAACTGGGATTTTTCTGCCCTCCAAATTCTACCGATCGATATGTTGGGATATGGTATGCAGCGTATGCTGAAATTTCTGCGTTCACTGTCATATGGGTTGCTAACAGAAACAATCCTCTCAAGAATTCCTCTGGAATTCTTACCATATCCGAAGATGGCAATCTGGTAGTGCTAGATGGGCAAAAGAAGCTTCTTTGGTcatcaaatttaacaaattctgttGGCAATTCGAGTGCCCAGCTTTTAGATTCTGGAAACCTTGTTTTGCGAGGAAACACTACAGGGACAATCATATGGGAGAGTTTCCAACATCCTTctaatataatgataaaaaatatgaaaattagtACGGATGTTAGAACGGGTAAGAAAGTGCAGCTGACATCATGGAAAAGTCCTTCTGATCCATCCATTGGAAACTTCTCTGCCGGTCTTGAGGTTCGTAATCTtcctgaattttttatttggaatggcAGTAGCACAATTTGGCGGACTGGTCCATGGAACAGTCGGATCTTTATTGGAGTACCAACcaagtattcttcatatcttgaaGGATTTAGTGTTGTAGATAATAAAGAAGGAATATCCTATTTTACTTTTTCCTCTTCGAACGAGTCTCTCCGATTAAATTACGTCTTGAATGAGCAAGGAAATCTACTTGAAGTATATAGCAACAATGGGAAGGATTGGGAGGTCATGTGGTCATCTTTACGGACTGAGTGCGATGTTTATGGCAAGTGTGGGGCATTTGGAAGCTGTAATTCACATAATTCACCAATATGCAGCTGTTTACGGGGGTTTGAGCCAAAAAACATAGAAGAATGGAACAGAGGAAATTGGACTAGTGGATGTGTGAGGAGGAGACCCTTGCAGTGTGAAAGGGTGAGCAATGGCAGTGATGGGGGCAAAAAAGACGGATTTTTGGAACTGACGATGATGAAAGTGCCAGACTTGGAAGATTGGTCATCTGCTCGTGAAGAAAATTGTAGAAACCAATGCTTGGAGAATTGTTCTTGTGTTGCTTACGCATTTGATGCTGGCACTGGTTGTATGTCATGGACAAGAAACTTAATTGACCTACAGAAGTTATCGAGTGGCGGAATTGATCTTCATGTGCGTTTGGCCTATTCAGAACTTG ATACAACggaaaaagtgaaagtaatCATCACAGTCACAGTGATCATTGTATTAATATTCACTGGCATCTGCACTTACCTATTGTGGCGTTGGATGGCTAAACAAAACG ggagaaggaaaacaaaaatgtcaTTGTACAAATTTTCTGGTGAAGAGAAGCTTGGAAACAACGTGAACCAAGTTAAACTCCAAGAGCTACTGTTATTCAACCTTCAGGAGCTGGCGAGTGCAACAAACAACTTCCATCAATCAAACAAGCTTGGGCAGGGTGGGTTTGGTCCCGTATACAGG GGAAAATTGTCAAATGGACAAGAAATTGCAGTAAAAAGACTTTCAAGAGACTCTGGACAAGGGCAAGAAGAATTTATGAATGAG AGTGCAAAGCTCAAAGTCCCACAAAAAAGCAGTTTCAAGTCTCAAATTAGGTCTGGAGTTTGGTCAGAAGTCAACGGGAAGAAACTAATTGGATGGGAGTATTTCCG GTGGAAGGAGAGAGGtaaggagatggagatggagatggtttTTGGTTTAGGAGCAAACCCTCCTAAAAGGGAAGGAGTACCCAAAGGAAAGATTGGTTGTAATGAAATATGA
- the LOC132170287 gene encoding calcium-binding protein KRP1-like produces MASRNGIVFEDFFPAMVEKLGTEGFMKELCNGFQLLVDEEKGVITFESLKRNSALLGLQGMSDEELMCMLREGDLDGDGALNEMEFCTLMFRLSPGLMETSRDMLEEAIVSEF; encoded by the coding sequence ATGGCGTCACGGAATGGCATTGTGTTTGAAGATTTCTTTCCGGCGATGGTGGAGAAGCTGGGTACGGAGGGGTTTATGAAGGAGCTGTGCAATGGGTTTCAGCTGCTGGTGGATGAGGAGAAGGGTGTGATCACGTTCGAGAGCTTGAAGAGGAACTCGGCTTTGCTTGGGTTGCAAGGGATGAGCGATGAGGAGTTAATGTGTATGCTTAGAGAAGGAGATTTGGATGGGGATGGGGCTTTGAATGAGATGGAGTTTTGCACTCTCATGTTTCGGTTGAGCCCTGGATTGATGGAAACTTCTAGAGATATGTTGGAGGAAGCCAttgttagtgaattttaa
- the LOC132169962 gene encoding ankyrin repeat-containing protein BDA1-like: MDWSLRDSAEQRNIDRSVRDAAEQGNIDALYVLIEKDAHVLDRVDKIPFLDSFAHSYYILQRKQAILVDRLLDFDKDFVRVRGREGVTPLHYVIQKGDLYFLKKFLEACPESLEDVTIRGENALHIALKYDMIDVFRYLVQWLGRACFKDAKLLQGKLLDGRDDDGNTLLHVAVSRNQPEASSVMVIGSVVHIKNLEGHTVLGILELQSQQTQFYVGIRRRQTVITEERRNALLVVAGLLITVTYPAALSADQPNEFNCTSPSDQRYQCRSLQLHSPVQP; encoded by the exons ATGGATTGGAGTCTGAGGGACTCTGCCGAGCAAAGAAACATTGATAGGAGTGTGAGAGATGCTGCTGAGCAAGGAAACATTGATGCCTTGTACGTATTGATAGAGAAGGATGCACATGTTTTGGATAGGGTCGATAAGATTCCATTTCTTGACTCCTTTGCACATAGCT attaCATCTTGCAAAGAAAACAAGCCATATTGGTTGACCGACTACTTGATTTTGATAAGGACTTTGTCCGTGTCCGAGGAAGGGAGGGTGTGACTCCTTTGCATTACGTAATTCAAAAAGGAGACCtctattttttgaagaaatttttagAAGCCTGCCCCGAGTCTCTTGAAGATGTGACAATTCGAGGAGAGAATGCCTTGCATATAGCCTTAAAATATGACATGATCGATGTTTTTCGGTACCTGGTACAATGGCTTGGGCGGGCTTGTTTTAAAGATGCCAAATTGTTGCAGGGGAAACTGCTTGATGGGCGGGATGATGACGGCAACACTCTTTTGCACGTTGCAGTATCCAGAAATCAACCAGAGGCAA GTAGTGTCATGGTTATTGGATCAGTAGTTCATATAAAGAATCTTGAGGGTCATACGGTGCTTGGCATCCTGGAACTCCAAAGCCAACAAACACAG TTTTACGTAGGAATACGTCGCCGGCAAACAGTTATAACAGAGGAGAGGCGGAATGCGCTGTTGGTCGTTGCTGGATTGCTAATAACGGTCACCTACCCGGCAGCACTCAGCGCTGATCAACCCAATGAGTTCAACTGCACATCCCCATCCGATCAACGCTACCAGTGCCGGTCACTTCAACTGCACAGCCCGGTTCAACCCTGA
- the LOC132170284 gene encoding G-type lectin S-receptor-like serine/threonine-protein kinase At1g11330: MELVRNTNLSALLVLLSCFCLQFGSATDTITAAKFINDSETIISNGGDFKLGFFSPPNSTDRYVGIWYAEISVFTVVWVANRNNPLKNSSGILTISEVGNLVVLDGQKKVIWSSNLTNSVDNSSAQLLDSGNLVLQGNTTGAFLWESFQHPSNTFIEKMKISTNVRTGKKVLLTSWKSPSEPSIGNFSAGIDVRYLPEFFIWNGSRLIWRSGPWNGQVFIGVQKMYSAYRDGFSLVDDKEGTFYLTFTFSNESFPTNYVLNEQGKLLQASSFNEEDWEVTWSTFKTECDVYANCGAFGSCNSQNTPICSCLRGFEPKNREEWNRGNWTSGCVRRTPLQCERVNHGSEGGKKDGFLKLTKMKLPDLADWSSAREEKCRNQCLENCSCVAYAFDAGIGCMPWTRSLIDLQKFSSGGIDLYVRLAYSELDKEGNVKLIVTVTVIIGVIFTGICIYLLWRWMAKQKGNMHLPLSQRTKIYNHREEEEMLLLNKSEDNHGENVNQAKLEELPIFNLQELASSTNSFHRSNKLGQGGFGPVYRGKLSDGQEIAVKRLSKASGQGLEEFMNEVVVISKLQHRNLVRLLGCCIEGEEKMLVYEYMPNKSLDAFLFDPIKPKLLDWRRRFKIIEGISRGLLYLHRDSRLRIIHRDLKASNILLDEELNPKISDFGMARIFGGNEDQANTTRVVGTYGYMSPEYAMKGQFSEKSDVFSFGVLLLEIISGRRNSSFYDDEQAWKMWNVDNMVALTDLIIREPCFEMEILRCIHVGLLCVQDFANDRPTVSIVISMLKSEIIDLPLPKQPAFTERQIAPDASSSQNNLRKCSINNVTVTMVQGR; the protein is encoded by the exons ATGGAACTTGTTCGAAACACCAACTTGTCTGCCCTTCTTGTCTTGCTATCTTGCTTTTGTTTACAGTTTGGCTCTGCAACAGACACCATCACAGCAGCTAAATTCATCAACGACTCTGAAACCATCATCTCCAATGGGGGTGACTTCAAACTGGGATTTTTCAGCCCTCCAAATTCTACCGATCGGTATGTTGGGATATGGTATGCTGAAATTTCTGTGTTCACTGTCGTATGGGTTGCTAACAGAAACAATCCCCTCAAGAATTCCTCTGGAATTCTTACCATTTCCGAAGTTGGGAATCTGGTAGTGTTAGATGGGCAAAAGAAGGTTATCTGGTcatcaaatttaacaaattctgttGACAATTCGAGTGCTCAGCTTTTAGATTCTGGAAACCTTGTCTTGCAAGGAAACACTACAGGGGCATTCTTATGGGAGAGTTTCCAACATCCTTCTAATACATTCAtcgaaaaaatgaaaattagtacAAATGTTAGAACGGGTAAGAAAGTGCTGCTGACATCATGGAAAAGCCCTTCCGAACCATCCATTGGAAACTTCTCTGCGGGTATTGATGTTCGTTATCTtcctgaattttttatttggaatggcAGTAGACTCATTTGGCGGAGTGGTCCATGGAACGGCCAAGTCTTTATCGGAGTACAGAAAATGTATTCCGCATATCGAGATGGATTTAGTCTTGTAGATGATAAAGAAGGAACATTCTATTTAACTTTTACCTTCTCGAACGAGTCTTTCCCAACAAATTATGTCTTGAATGAGCAAGGAAAACTACTTCAAGCATCATCCTTCAATGAGGAGGATTGGGAGGTCACGTGGTCAACTTTTAAGACTGAGTGCGATGTTTATGCCAATTGTGGGGCATTTGGAAGCTGTAATTCACAGAATACACCAATTTGCAGCTGTTTACGGGGGTTTGAGCCAAAGAACAGAGAAGAATGGAATAGAGGAAATTGGACTAGTGGATGTGTGAGGAGGACACCGTTGCAGTGTGAGAGGGTGAACCATGGAAGTGAAGGGGGCAAAAAAGATGGATTTTTGAAACTGACGAAGATGAAATTACCAGACTTGGCAGATTGGTCATCTGCTCGTGAAGAAAAATGTAGAAATCAATGCTTGGAGAATTGTTCTTGTGTAGCTTACGCATTTGATGCTGGCATTGGCTGTATGCCATGGACAAGAAGCTTAATTGACCTACAGAAATTCTCGAGTGGCGGAATTGATCTTTATGTTCGTTTGGCCTATTCAGAACTTG ATAAAGAGGGAAATGTGAAATTAATTGTAACAGTCACAGTGATCATAGGAGTAATATTCACTGGCATTTGCATTTACTTATTGTGGCGTTGGATGGCTAAACAAAAAGGTAATATGCACCTTCCTCTTT CTCAGCGGACTAAGATTTATAATCACCGTGAAGAGGAGGAGATGTTATTGTTGAACAAGAGTGAAGACAACCATGGAGAGAACGTGAACCAAGCTAAACTCGAAGAGCTGCCAATATTCAATCTTCAGGAGTTGGCAAGTTCAACAAACAGCTTCCATCGATCAAATAAGCTCGGGCAGGGTGGATTTGGTCCTGTATACAGG GGAAAACTATCAGACGGACAAGAAATTGCAGTAAAAAGACTTTCAAAAGCTTCTGGACAAGGGTTAGAAGAATTTATGAATGAGGTGGTGGTGATATCTAAACTCCAACATCGGAATCTTGTTAGACTCCTTGGCTGCTGTATTGAAGGGGAAGAAAAGATGTTGGTTTATGAatacatgccaaacaaaagtttgGACGCATTTCTCTTTG ATCCAATCAAACCAAAACTACTAGATTGGAGAAGACGCTTCAAAATTATCGAGGGAATTAGTCGAGGTCTGCTATACCTTCATAGGGATTCTAGATTAAGGATTATTCATAGAGATTTAAAAGCAAGTAATATCTTGTTGGATGAAGagctaaatccaaaaatatcagattttggtaTGGCTAGGATTTTTGGGGGCAATGAAGATCAGGCCAATACTACAAGGGTcgttggaacata tGGGTACATGTCCCCTGAGTATGCAATGAAAGGGCAATTTTCAGAGAAATCGGATGTCTTCAGCTTTGGAGTGTTGCTACTCGAGATAATTAGTGGAAGAAGAAATTCTAGCTTTTATGATGATGAGCAG GCATGGAAAATGTGGAATGTAGACAACATGGTGGCATTAACTGACTTAATAATACGTGAACCGTGCTTTGAGATGGAAATTTTGAGATGCATACATGTCGGGCTGTTGTGTGTGCAAGATTTTGCTAATGATAGGCCAACTGTATCCATTGTTATTTCCATGCTTAAAAGTGAGATCATTGATCTACCTCTTCCAAAGCAACCTGCATTCACCGAAAGGCAGATTGCCCCAGATGCTAGCTCCTCACAAAACAACCTAAGGAAATGCTCTATTAACAATGTTACTGTTACAATGGTTCAAGGCCGATAA